From a region of the Hemibagrus wyckioides isolate EC202008001 linkage group LG06, SWU_Hwy_1.0, whole genome shotgun sequence genome:
- the sash1a gene encoding SAM and SH3 domain-containing protein 1a isoform X7 produces the protein MEELRRRRISQDLEMDKADSSSLQLNSELQESLSFSSQVSTPETERKISLHKSNSEDGSGKWDSKKKNKSFWQNFRKSQKGLTRQSSKGEDIGYVASEITMGDEERIQLMMMVKEKMITVEEALARLKEYERSRQLSTSSDTAECADGSSPTVNLPSTCNSREQSDDEQEDSKFKRLHKLVNSTRRVRKKLIKVDDAKRQGSEDSLSLDVSPSCEDTSALYAGVNKKGTRCTVDSSLSSLTQDQLSVDGDRDSLSTSPSSSSLEAWTSAHRLVKPSPNPHSLVRPLASTGGSTGTEDELETRKTSLSHGVSTDTVYTHYSLVRPCPQPHRMLVPLVCTKRPPVSTWQRSKPDPNYAYSTKHLLYQRNCQKASSSPPLTLPSSPRVRELGREKGKGSVGIVGTWLCPPKRLRGRTAVSELNITYVVERSLYNHLSRKAERLHLLEDERDGDRKWASSVDRCTRRVLLRIQQKSRTCSFGGFDLSNRSLHVVSTASEPHEQEALYRDAIKSPTSSRISLGRKVKSVKETMRKRISKKYSSSLSEQSSPDGIPSSPQSPQPDTDSLEKPKLKAGGSVESLRSSLSGQSSMSGQTVSTTDSSASNRESVKSEDGDDEEPPYRGPFCGRARVHTDFTPSPYDTDSLKLKRGDVIDIISKPPMGTWMGLLNNKVGTFKFIYVDVLAEEEEKPKRTIRRRRKGRAPKPSSVEELLERINLKEHMPTFLFNGYEDLDTFKLLEEEDLDELNIRDPQHRAVLLTAVELLQEYDSSSDPERSALSGSQEKLLCEGRGMAANSPRDSGCYESSENLENGKPRKASRSSRRSSGFESGRVQSLDFPTLPINNSTEELQHQSKKERKFPKHFLSRPIKGFSLRSLGLRKGLRSGQRRQMPASRSCEELDGTLDAPQRWKRSHSLGDIQWQHTFDQSKEKINDPQHGGERQKESNSAILQSSTQNSGESQLDSKTELCSTNKVERPLVPTQLPLKPSCQTPDKQPESAPTSPAPRTHPKKPPVPPPVPAKKSKERLLNGLRHPSLVLPSSSPGTPTLFSKPISSPTSPSEGIPSTSVSPDDSEKPPPWLSDLPESACPQIHGVKISLGKKITHAKMTDLETLLEEKLGSEGIDLMAEPYSDKHGRCGIPRLLVQRYSEDFQQPLKDVASTLDQIRVKQLRKEHRMAIPSGGLTDMCRKPVSPVHLSSVSDWLVSIGMPMYSDLLLAAGYDTLGRLSALTEAAVRKAGLQEERHIHRLLSEARLIAASSATQT, from the exons GATAAAGCGGACTCCAGCTCCCTCCAGCTGAACTCTGAGCTCCAG GAGTCCCTCAGCTTCAGCAGCCAGGTGTCTACACCGGAAACGGAAAGAAA GATTTCTCTGCACAAGTCCAACTCTGAAGATGGCTCAG GAAAATGGGAcagcaagaagaagaacaaatcTTTCTGGCAAAACTTTCGGAAATCCCAGAAAGGGCTCACGCGACAGAGCTCGAAag GAGAGGACATCGGCTACGTGGCCAGCGAGATCACCATGGGCGACGAGGAGCGCAtccagctgatgatgatggtcaaaGAGAAGATGATCACCGTGGAGGAGGCGCTGGCTcgg CTTAAGgagtatgagaggagcaggcaGTTGAGCACCAGTTCAGACACTGCAGAGTGTGCTGATGGATCCAGTCCCACTGTTAACCTGCCCTCCACCTGCAAC TCTCGCGAACAGTCCGACGACGAGCAGGAAGACTCGAAATTCAAGAGGCTTCACAAACTGGTCAACTCCACACGCCGCGTCCGTAAGAAGCTTATCAAAGTCGATGATGCCAAAAGGCAGGGGTCTGAAG ACTCTCTGAGCTTGGACGTGTCCCCTTCGTGCGAGGACACCAGCGCCCTGTATGCAGGCGTCAATAAAAAAGGCACACGCTGCACGGTGGACTCGTCACTGTCCTCTCTGACCCAGGATCAGCTCTCAGTGGATGGAGACAGGGACAGTTTAAGTACATCTCCGTCCTCTAGCAGCTTGGAGGCCTGGACCTCTGCGCACAGGCTGGTGAAGCCTTCACCTAACCCGCACAGCTTGGTCCGGCCTCTAGCCAGCACGGGCGGCAGCACCGGCACCGAGGACGAACTCGAGACCAGGAAGACGTCCCTGTCTCATGGGGTAAGTACGGACAcggtgtacacacactacagcctCGTTCGGCCTTGTCCTCAACCTCACCGCATGCTGGTGCCACTGGTCTGCACCAAGCGGCCTCCTGTTTCCACCTGGCAGCGAAGCAAGCCCGATCCCAATTACGCCTATTCCACCAAGCACTTACTGTACCAACGCAACTGCCAAAAAGCTTCCAGCTCTCCTCCGCTCACCCTGCCTTCTTCGCCCCGGGTGCGTGAGCTGGGCAGGGAGAAAGGGAAGGGCAGTGTTGGTATAGTGGGAACGTGGCTCTGCCCTCCCAAGCGCCTGCGAGGAAGAACAGCTGTCAGCGAGCTGAACATCACCTACGTGGTGGAGCGCAGCCTGTACAACCACTTGAGCCGGAAAGCCGAAAGGCTCCACCTGCTGGAGGACGAGAGAGACGGCGACCGCAAATGGGCGTCCAGCGTGGACCGTTGCACCCGACGCGTCCTCCTGCGTATCCAGCAGAAGTCT AGGACGTGTAGCTTTGGGGGTTTCGATCTGTCCAACCGATCGCTTCATGTGGTCAGCACGGCTTCTGAACCTCAT GAGCAGGAGGCTCTATACAGGGATGCAATAAAGTCTCCTACGAGCTCTCGCATCTCTCTGGGAAGGAAAGTGAAGTCTGTGAAAGAGACTATGAGAAAACGCATATCCAAGAAATACAGCAGTTCTCTTTCTGAACag tcCAGTCCAGACGGGATTCCCAGCTCTCCTCAATCTCCTCAGCCAGACACTGACTCCCTGGAAAAGCCCAAACTAAAGGCAGGAGGATCTGTGGAGAGTCTCCGCAGCTCTCTCAGCGGACAGAGCTCCATGA GTGGCCAGACGGTGAGCACTACAGACTCGTCTGCCAGTAACCGTGAGAGCGTGAAATCAGAGGATGGGGATGATGAAGAGCCTCCGTACAGAGGGCCGTTCTGTGGCAGAGCCAGAGTGCACACAGACTTTACTCCCAGCCCTTATGATACAGACTCGCTCAAACTGAag AGAGGAGACGTGATCGACATCATCAGTAAGCCGCCCATGGGCACGTGGATGGGGCTACTCAACAACAAGGTCGGAACCTTCAAGTTTATCTACGTAGACGTCCtggcagaggaggaggagaaaccCAAACGCACCATCAGGAGGAGAAGAAAGGGGCGTGCTCCAAAACCCAGCTCTGTAGAAGAGCTTTTAGAAAGGATCAACCTAaag GAGCACATGCCTACATTCTTGTTTAATGGTTATGAGGATTTGGACACCTTTAAGCTGCTTGAAGAAGAGGATCTGGATGAGCTGAATATCAGAGACCCTCAGCACAGAGCTGTACTGCTCACTGCTGTAGAGTTACTGCAGGAGTATGACA gcAGCAGTGACCCAGAGCGCAGTGCCCTCTCTGGCTCCCAGGAAAAACTCCTCTGTGAGGGGAGGGGCATGGCAGCTAACTCCCCACGGGACTCCGGTTGCTATGAAAGCAGCGAAAACCTGGAGAACG GTAAGCCTCGTAAAGCATCTCGCTCAAGTCGCCGTTCTTCTGGCTTTGAATCCGGTCGAGTCCAGTCTCTGGATTTCCCCACGCTTCCCATCAACAACTCCACTGAGGAGCTGCAGCACCAGTCCAAGAAAGAACGCAAGTTCCCCAAGCACTTTCTTTCCCGGCCTATCAAGGGCTTCAGCCTGCGTTCTCTGGGTCTGAGAAAGGGCCTTCGTTCAGGACAGAGGCGTCAAATGCCAGCCAGTCGCAGCTGTGAGGAGCTTGATGGGACTTTAGATGCTCCACAGCGCTGGAAGCGGTCTCACTCTCTTGGGGACATACAGTGGCAGCACACCTTTGACCAGAGCaaggagaaaataaatgatcCCCAACATGGCggtgaaagacagaaagagtcGAACTCCGCAATTCTTCAGTCCAGCACTCAGAACAGTGGAGAATCCCAGTTGGACTCAAAAACAGAGTTGTGCAGCACAAACAAAGTCGAGAGACCTTTAGTGCCCACCCAACTGCCTCTCAAGCCTTCATGCCAAACTCCAGATAAACAGCCTGAATCTGCCCCAACCAGCCCGGCACCTCGTACTCACCCCAAAAAGCCTCCTGTTCCCCCTCCTGTTCCTGCCAAAAAGTCCAAAGAGCGCCTGCTAAATGGGTTGCGACACCCGTCTTTGGTCCTGCCAAGTTCTAGTCCAGGCACGCCAACCCTGTTCTCTAAACCCATAAGCAGTCCTACTAGCCCCTCTGAAGGTATCCCATCCACGTCAGTGTCTCCAGATGATTCAGAGAAACCACCACCATGGCTCTCTGACCTGCCCGAGTCTGCCTGCCCACAGATTCATGGAGTCAAGATATCCCTGGGCAAGAAGATCACCCATGCCAAAATGACTGATTTGGAGACACTATTGGAGGAGAAGCTTGGCTCAGAGGGCATCGATCTTATGGCAGAGCCTTACTCGGATAAG catGGCCGCTGCGGTATTCCTCGGCTCTTGGTGCAGAGATACTCTGAGGACTTCCAGCAGCCACTGAAAGACGTGGCCTCCACTCTGGACCAGATAAGAGTTAAGCAGCTACGCAAGGAGCACCGCATGGCC ATTCCGTCTGGAGGATTGACGGACATGTGTCGGAAGCCCGTGTCTCCAGTGCACCTTAGCTCCGTTTCCGATTGGCTGGTGTCCATTGGCATGCCCATGTATTCCGACCTCCTGCTGGCGGCGGGCTACGACACGCTGGGCCGCTTGTCTGCTCTTACTGAGGCAGCGGTACGCAAGGCAGGACTACAGGAGGAGCGACACATCCACCGGTTGCTCAGCGAAGCTCGGCTCATTGCAGCCAGCAGCGCAACACAGACTTAA
- the sash1a gene encoding SAM and SH3 domain-containing protein 1a isoform X4, producing MEADADSPAESQGAGGGVSDSFSQLWSDVMGMLDGSLGNIDDLAQEYSEYYNTCFSDVSERMEELRRRRISQDLEMDKADSSSLQLNSELQESLSFSSQVSTPETERKISLHKSNSEDGSGKWDSKKKNKSFWQNFRKSQKGLTRQSSKGEDIGYVASEITMGDEERIQLMMMVKEKMITVEEALARLKEYERSRQLSTSSDTAECADGSSPTVNLPSTCNSREQSDDEQEDSKFKRLHKLVNSTRRVRKKLIKVDDAKRQGSEDSLSLDVSPSCEDTSALYAGVNKKGTRCTVDSSLSSLTQDQLSVDGDRDSLSTSPSSSSLEAWTSAHRLVKPSPNPHSLVRPLASTGGSTGTEDELETRKTSLSHGVSTDTVYTHYSLVRPCPQPHRMLVPLVCTKRPPVSTWQRSKPDPNYAYSTKHLLYQRNCQKASSSPPLTLPSSPRVRELGREKGKGSVGIVGTWLCPPKRLRGRTAVSELNITYVVERSLYNHLSRKAERLHLLEDERDGDRKWASSVDRCTRRVLLRIQQKSRTCSFGGFDLSNRSLHVVSTASEPHEQEALYRDAIKSPTSSRISLGRKVKSVKETMRKRISKKYSSSLSEQSSPDGIPSSPQSPQPDTDSLEKPKLKAGGSVESLRSSLSGQSSMSGQTVSTTDSSASNRESVKSEDGDDEEPPYRGPFCGRARVHTDFTPSPYDTDSLKLKRGDVIDIISKPPMGTWMGLLNNKVGTFKFIYVDVLAEEEEKPKRTIRRRRKGRAPKPSSVEELLERINLKEHMPTFLFNGYEDLDTFKLLEEEDLDELNIRDPQHRAVLLTAVELLQEYDSSSDPERSALSGSQEKLLCEGRGMAANSPRDSGCYESSENLENGKPRKASRSSRRSSGFESGRVQSLDFPTLPINNSTEELQHQSKKERKFPKHFLSRPIKGFSLRSLGLRKGLRSGQRRQMPASRSCEELDGTLDAPQRWKRSHSLGDIQWQHTFDQSKEKINDPQHGGERQKESNSAILQSSTQNSGESQLDSKTELCSTNKVERPLVPTQLPLKPSCQTPDKQPESAPTSPAPRTHPKKPPVPPPVPAKKSKERLLNGLRHPSLVLPSSSPGTPTLFSKPISSPTSPSEGIPSTSVSPDDSEKPPPWLSDLPESACPQIHGVKISLGKKITHAKMTDLETLLEEKLGSEGIDLMAEPYSDKHGRCGIPRLLVQRYSEDFQQPLKDVASTLDQIRVKQLRKEHRMAIPSGGLTDMCRKPVSPVHLSSVSDWLVSIGMPMYSDLLLAAGYDTLGRLSALTEAAVRKAGLQEERHIHRLLSEARLIAASSATQT from the exons GATAAAGCGGACTCCAGCTCCCTCCAGCTGAACTCTGAGCTCCAG GAGTCCCTCAGCTTCAGCAGCCAGGTGTCTACACCGGAAACGGAAAGAAA GATTTCTCTGCACAAGTCCAACTCTGAAGATGGCTCAG GAAAATGGGAcagcaagaagaagaacaaatcTTTCTGGCAAAACTTTCGGAAATCCCAGAAAGGGCTCACGCGACAGAGCTCGAAag GAGAGGACATCGGCTACGTGGCCAGCGAGATCACCATGGGCGACGAGGAGCGCAtccagctgatgatgatggtcaaaGAGAAGATGATCACCGTGGAGGAGGCGCTGGCTcgg CTTAAGgagtatgagaggagcaggcaGTTGAGCACCAGTTCAGACACTGCAGAGTGTGCTGATGGATCCAGTCCCACTGTTAACCTGCCCTCCACCTGCAAC TCTCGCGAACAGTCCGACGACGAGCAGGAAGACTCGAAATTCAAGAGGCTTCACAAACTGGTCAACTCCACACGCCGCGTCCGTAAGAAGCTTATCAAAGTCGATGATGCCAAAAGGCAGGGGTCTGAAG ACTCTCTGAGCTTGGACGTGTCCCCTTCGTGCGAGGACACCAGCGCCCTGTATGCAGGCGTCAATAAAAAAGGCACACGCTGCACGGTGGACTCGTCACTGTCCTCTCTGACCCAGGATCAGCTCTCAGTGGATGGAGACAGGGACAGTTTAAGTACATCTCCGTCCTCTAGCAGCTTGGAGGCCTGGACCTCTGCGCACAGGCTGGTGAAGCCTTCACCTAACCCGCACAGCTTGGTCCGGCCTCTAGCCAGCACGGGCGGCAGCACCGGCACCGAGGACGAACTCGAGACCAGGAAGACGTCCCTGTCTCATGGGGTAAGTACGGACAcggtgtacacacactacagcctCGTTCGGCCTTGTCCTCAACCTCACCGCATGCTGGTGCCACTGGTCTGCACCAAGCGGCCTCCTGTTTCCACCTGGCAGCGAAGCAAGCCCGATCCCAATTACGCCTATTCCACCAAGCACTTACTGTACCAACGCAACTGCCAAAAAGCTTCCAGCTCTCCTCCGCTCACCCTGCCTTCTTCGCCCCGGGTGCGTGAGCTGGGCAGGGAGAAAGGGAAGGGCAGTGTTGGTATAGTGGGAACGTGGCTCTGCCCTCCCAAGCGCCTGCGAGGAAGAACAGCTGTCAGCGAGCTGAACATCACCTACGTGGTGGAGCGCAGCCTGTACAACCACTTGAGCCGGAAAGCCGAAAGGCTCCACCTGCTGGAGGACGAGAGAGACGGCGACCGCAAATGGGCGTCCAGCGTGGACCGTTGCACCCGACGCGTCCTCCTGCGTATCCAGCAGAAGTCT AGGACGTGTAGCTTTGGGGGTTTCGATCTGTCCAACCGATCGCTTCATGTGGTCAGCACGGCTTCTGAACCTCAT GAGCAGGAGGCTCTATACAGGGATGCAATAAAGTCTCCTACGAGCTCTCGCATCTCTCTGGGAAGGAAAGTGAAGTCTGTGAAAGAGACTATGAGAAAACGCATATCCAAGAAATACAGCAGTTCTCTTTCTGAACag tcCAGTCCAGACGGGATTCCCAGCTCTCCTCAATCTCCTCAGCCAGACACTGACTCCCTGGAAAAGCCCAAACTAAAGGCAGGAGGATCTGTGGAGAGTCTCCGCAGCTCTCTCAGCGGACAGAGCTCCATGA GTGGCCAGACGGTGAGCACTACAGACTCGTCTGCCAGTAACCGTGAGAGCGTGAAATCAGAGGATGGGGATGATGAAGAGCCTCCGTACAGAGGGCCGTTCTGTGGCAGAGCCAGAGTGCACACAGACTTTACTCCCAGCCCTTATGATACAGACTCGCTCAAACTGAag AGAGGAGACGTGATCGACATCATCAGTAAGCCGCCCATGGGCACGTGGATGGGGCTACTCAACAACAAGGTCGGAACCTTCAAGTTTATCTACGTAGACGTCCtggcagaggaggaggagaaaccCAAACGCACCATCAGGAGGAGAAGAAAGGGGCGTGCTCCAAAACCCAGCTCTGTAGAAGAGCTTTTAGAAAGGATCAACCTAaag GAGCACATGCCTACATTCTTGTTTAATGGTTATGAGGATTTGGACACCTTTAAGCTGCTTGAAGAAGAGGATCTGGATGAGCTGAATATCAGAGACCCTCAGCACAGAGCTGTACTGCTCACTGCTGTAGAGTTACTGCAGGAGTATGACA gcAGCAGTGACCCAGAGCGCAGTGCCCTCTCTGGCTCCCAGGAAAAACTCCTCTGTGAGGGGAGGGGCATGGCAGCTAACTCCCCACGGGACTCCGGTTGCTATGAAAGCAGCGAAAACCTGGAGAACG GTAAGCCTCGTAAAGCATCTCGCTCAAGTCGCCGTTCTTCTGGCTTTGAATCCGGTCGAGTCCAGTCTCTGGATTTCCCCACGCTTCCCATCAACAACTCCACTGAGGAGCTGCAGCACCAGTCCAAGAAAGAACGCAAGTTCCCCAAGCACTTTCTTTCCCGGCCTATCAAGGGCTTCAGCCTGCGTTCTCTGGGTCTGAGAAAGGGCCTTCGTTCAGGACAGAGGCGTCAAATGCCAGCCAGTCGCAGCTGTGAGGAGCTTGATGGGACTTTAGATGCTCCACAGCGCTGGAAGCGGTCTCACTCTCTTGGGGACATACAGTGGCAGCACACCTTTGACCAGAGCaaggagaaaataaatgatcCCCAACATGGCggtgaaagacagaaagagtcGAACTCCGCAATTCTTCAGTCCAGCACTCAGAACAGTGGAGAATCCCAGTTGGACTCAAAAACAGAGTTGTGCAGCACAAACAAAGTCGAGAGACCTTTAGTGCCCACCCAACTGCCTCTCAAGCCTTCATGCCAAACTCCAGATAAACAGCCTGAATCTGCCCCAACCAGCCCGGCACCTCGTACTCACCCCAAAAAGCCTCCTGTTCCCCCTCCTGTTCCTGCCAAAAAGTCCAAAGAGCGCCTGCTAAATGGGTTGCGACACCCGTCTTTGGTCCTGCCAAGTTCTAGTCCAGGCACGCCAACCCTGTTCTCTAAACCCATAAGCAGTCCTACTAGCCCCTCTGAAGGTATCCCATCCACGTCAGTGTCTCCAGATGATTCAGAGAAACCACCACCATGGCTCTCTGACCTGCCCGAGTCTGCCTGCCCACAGATTCATGGAGTCAAGATATCCCTGGGCAAGAAGATCACCCATGCCAAAATGACTGATTTGGAGACACTATTGGAGGAGAAGCTTGGCTCAGAGGGCATCGATCTTATGGCAGAGCCTTACTCGGATAAG catGGCCGCTGCGGTATTCCTCGGCTCTTGGTGCAGAGATACTCTGAGGACTTCCAGCAGCCACTGAAAGACGTGGCCTCCACTCTGGACCAGATAAGAGTTAAGCAGCTACGCAAGGAGCACCGCATGGCC ATTCCGTCTGGAGGATTGACGGACATGTGTCGGAAGCCCGTGTCTCCAGTGCACCTTAGCTCCGTTTCCGATTGGCTGGTGTCCATTGGCATGCCCATGTATTCCGACCTCCTGCTGGCGGCGGGCTACGACACGCTGGGCCGCTTGTCTGCTCTTACTGAGGCAGCGGTACGCAAGGCAGGACTACAGGAGGAGCGACACATCCACCGGTTGCTCAGCGAAGCTCGGCTCATTGCAGCCAGCAGCGCAACACAGACTTAA